The following proteins come from a genomic window of Balearica regulorum gibbericeps isolate bBalReg1 chromosome 19, bBalReg1.pri, whole genome shotgun sequence:
- the OMG gene encoding oligodendrocyte-myelin glycoprotein translates to MEYQILNTSTCLLVLLFFIPTVLGICPSNCTCSGNDRNVDCSGRNLTILPHGLQDNITYLNLSFNQFIDLDHQLTRFTNLRTLDISNNWLKNVPAHLPKSLWELYAINNNIKVLQKLDTAYQWNLKVLDVSRNMVERAVLINNTLSSLKFLNLSSNKLWTVPTNMPYNLETVDLSNNFLSQILPGTLLRLQHLTSLYLHNNKFTYIPDKAFDQLFQLQVVTLYNNPWSCSDKENIPYLLKWVQGTAASVLGAPCANQSVLWMNATPTSAAPTVIDSSLMSKGMKAADKATSPVTTEPTKMTKMHKQFKAKEVTTLATLSQTVLFTSTDRPLLLYPEDLTTRKVSSQEAAATHTIYIKDPTEANSSRSGSTGSSTTPMTLSITSGMPTNYSKMPQSTTATLRKEESTTNTLNTHVPSKASICDIYLVYVVMLRAVAMFIG, encoded by the coding sequence ATGGAATACCAGATACTGAATACATCTACCTGTCTGCTGgtccttctgtttttcatacCCACTGTTTTGGGTATCTGTCCTTCTAACTGTACGTGCTCAGGAAATGACAGGAATGTGGACTGTTCAGGCAGAAACTTAACTATACTGCCACACGGACTTCAAGACAACATTACATATTTAAATCTGTCCTTTAACCAGTTCATAGATCTCGATCATCAGCTAACAAGATTCACCAATTTGAGGACCCTTGATATTTCAAATAACTGGCTCAAGAATGTTCCTGCTCATCTGCCCAAGTCCTTATGGGAATTATATGCCATAAACAACAACATTAAAGTTCTTCAGAAACTTGATACAGCTTACCAGTGGAATCTTAAAGTGCTTGACGTTTCCAGGAACATGGTGGAAAGAGCTGTTCTGATCAACAACACCCTGAGCAGTCTCAAATTTCTCAATCTCAGTAGCAACAAACTTTGGACAGTTCCAACCAATATGCCCTACAACTTAGAGACGGTGGATCTATCCAATAACTTCTTGTCCCAGATACTTCCAGGAACACTGCTGAGGCTACAACACCTTACAAGCCTCTACCTGCACAATAACAAGTTCACATACATTCCTGACAAAGCTTTTGATCAGCTCTTTCAGCTGCAAGTAGTAACACTATATAACAACCCGTGGTCCTGCAGCGATAAAGAAAATATCCCTTACTTGCTTAAATGGGTGCAGGGAACAGCCGCCAGTGTTCTAGGGGCTCCCTGTGCTAATCAATCTGTGCTCTGGATGAATGCCACACCAACTTCAGCGGCTCCCACGGTGATAGACTCCAGCCTCATGAGTAAAGGAATGAAGGCAGCAGACAAGGCTACTTCCCCAGTGACAACGGAACCGaccaaaatgacaaaaatgcaTAAACAATTTAAAGCTAAGGAAGTTACTACCCTGGCCACCTTAAGCCAAACTGTACTGTTCACGAGCACAGACCGACCACTACTCCTCTACCCAGAAGATCTGACAACTAGGAAGGTTAGTTctcaagaagcagcagccacacACACAATCTACATCAAAGATCCTACCGAGGCCAACTCAAGCCGGTCGGGTTCAACAGGATCATCCACTACTCCTATGACTTTAAGTATCACCAGTGGAATGCCAACAAACTACTCCAAAATGCCTCAAAGCACAACTGCTACCTTAAGGAAAGAGGAATCTACTACAAATACTTTGAACACTCATGTGCCCTCCAAAGCAAGTATCTGTGATATATATTTGGTTTATGTTGTAATGCTTCGTGCAGTGGCAATGTTTATTGGCTAA
- the EVI2A gene encoding protein EVI2A has product MKTKTHSKPRFAFPVVIIFSLCWQTSANHTDYPRVINETWNPMSQNLSGSQNLTEANTNSPPSINFSSKTTTFETQTTTLQFSSSTMAQNSTSSPARSAVSATEGPRNTSKPKGTMTKETCEDSKSLILICFIIIAVLVLICTFLFLSTVVIANKMSYLKKTKQAKRRPRSNGDILATNSLWPTAAGTWQRMPKETTGTDVIMQDLISERDAALQRKTKDETTEKLMKETDNEQQNKEPKSDKPILTNFVVEI; this is encoded by the coding sequence ATGAAGACAAAGACACATAGCAAACCACGCTTCGCCTTCCCTGTCGTGATaatcttttctttgtgttgGCAAACAAGTGCAAACCATACCGATTATCCTAGGGTTATAAATGAAACCTGGAATCCTATGAGTCAAAACCTAAGCGGCAGCCAGAACCTAACAGAAGCCAATACAAATTCTCCTCCGAGCATcaatttcagcagcaaaacaacaACTTTTGAAACACAGACAACTACCCTGCAATTCTCATCTTCAACAATGGCCCAAAATTCAACATCTTCCCCTGCCAGAAGTGCTGTTTCGGCCACAGAAGGACCTAGGAATACCAGCAAACCCAAGGGTACAATGACAAAAGAAACATGTGAAGACAGTAAGTCTCTTATACTGATTTGCTTCATTATAATAGCAGTACTTGTGCTTATCTGCACCTTCTTATTTCTGTCGACAGTCGTAATAGCAAACAAAATGTCATATCTCAAAAAAACTAAGCAAGCAAAACGTAGGCCCAGGAGCAATGGTGACATTCTGGCGACTAACAGTTTATGGCCAACTGCAGCAGGAACATGGCAGAGGATGCCTAAGGAGACAACGGGAACTGACGTGATAATGCAGGACTTGATATCAGAGAGAGATGCTGCCCtccaaaggaaaaccaaagatGAAACTACTGAGAAACTCATGAAAGAAACAGATAatgaacagcaaaacaaagaaccAAAGTCAGACAAACCCATTTTAACCAATTTTGTAGTTGAGATTTAA
- the EVI2B gene encoding protein EVI2B yields the protein MASKQVILFLFCGEIWKSLSTAIPQDISMNKRNAYTSIRSPREDKAPLYQLQATGLSLHKSGPALTVTTPPWFPKAHAEPSNGSWIAALIIGIILIGMIMAIIIILLWKCCRRPVLVDSNWAGRSPFSDGDTPDVFMDSDQATKRSSVLFMLPWKLQQDTSLPHNPAASEKPSSCTTSNANSQLPPPAEDSPAASVSLPNSAAPPAPTSEAASCPHPAASPESPDLPPPPDWLREPTEDHSSGLGKCQEFPSGTEEQFPPPPKLLIQEVHEPLPHLLQPEHPL from the coding sequence ATGGCCAGCAAGCAAGTAAtactgtttctcttctgtggaGAAATCTGGAAATCACTTTCTACAGCAATACCCCAAGACATTTCcatgaataaaagaaatgcatacaCCAGTATCAGGAGTCCAAGGGAAGACAAAGCTCCTCTGTATCAACTGCAAGCAACTGGACTCAGTTTGCACAAATCTGGACCAGCACTGACTGTTACGACACCACCTTGGTTCCCCAAAGCACATGCAGAACCTAGCAATGGAAGCTGGATAGCAGCACTGATAATTGGCATCATTTTGATTGGTATGATAATGGCTATTATTATAATTCTTCTGTGGAAATGCTGCAGGAGGCCAGTTTTAGTTGATTCAAACTGGGCAGGTCGTTCTCCATTTTCCGATGGAGACACCCCAGATGTCTTTATGGACTCTGACCAGGCTACCAAACGttcatcagttttatttatgttgCCTTGGAAACTGCAACAAGACACAAGCTTACCACACAACCCCGCTGCATCAGAGAAACCATCCAGCTGCACCACCAGTAATGCAAACAGCCAGCTGCCTCCGCCAGCAGAAgacagccctgcagccagcgTTTCACTTCCCAACAGCGCTGCACCTCCAGCTCCCACCTCAGAGGCAGCAAGCTGTCCTCACCCAGCGGCCTCCCCCGAATCGCCAGATCTGCCACCTCCACCTGACTGGCTCAGGGAACCAACAGAGGATCACAGTTCAGGTCTCGGCAAGTGCCAGGAATTTCCCTCAGGAACAGAGGAACAATTTCCCCCACCGCCCAAGTTACTTATCCAAGAGGTTCACGAACCACTGCCCCAcctgctgcagccagaacaCCCTCTGTAG